The following coding sequences are from one Luteimonas sp. S4-F44 window:
- a CDS encoding DUF4166 domain-containing protein — protein sequence MAPTLFQTLLGAAFFRMPDALRTLHGVRGHARHAGAMTIERSRGLLARLCARLAGVPGAATDAALTLDCTTGPRGEIWLRELDTTPRRAPARWRLWHRDGQLRLRRGALQLRCVLHHHGGTLYWNVVGARVLGVLPLPARLLADVRGNEREVDGRCVYEVEAVLPLVGPVFRARGWLQPEKGEG from the coding sequence ATGGCGCCGACGCTGTTCCAGACCCTGCTCGGCGCCGCGTTCTTCCGGATGCCCGATGCGCTGCGCACGCTGCATGGCGTGCGCGGGCATGCGCGCCATGCCGGCGCGATGACGATCGAGCGCAGTCGTGGGTTGCTGGCGCGGCTGTGCGCGCGCCTGGCCGGCGTGCCGGGCGCGGCCACGGACGCGGCGCTGACCCTGGACTGCACGACCGGGCCGCGCGGAGAGATCTGGCTGCGCGAACTGGACACGACGCCGCGACGGGCCCCGGCGCGCTGGCGGTTGTGGCACCGCGACGGCCAGTTGCGGCTGCGCCGCGGCGCGCTGCAACTGCGCTGCGTCCTCCACCACCATGGCGGGACGCTGTACTGGAACGTGGTCGGTGCGCGCGTGCTCGGCGTGCTGCCGCTGCCGGCACGGCTGCTGGCGGACGTGCGCGGCAACGAGCGCGAGGTCGACGGACGCTGCGTGTACGAGGTGGAAGCGGTGCTGCCGTTGGTCGGCCCGGTGTTCCGCGCCCGCGGCTGGCTTCAACCGGAGAAGGGCGAGGGCTGA
- the gloA gene encoding lactoylglutathione lyase, which produces MTAQTRAALAQVPGVAAERDTATRQFVFNHTMLRIKDPVASLDFYTRVLGFTLARKVDFPDAKFSLYFLVLIDDAGILPDDDEARRQWLAEQRGVLELTHNHGTEHQDGPVYHDGNRDPRGFGHICVSVPDIRAACARFEALQVPFQKRLSDGSMRSIAFIKDPDGYWVEIIQPAPL; this is translated from the coding sequence ATGACCGCACAGACCCGTGCCGCACTCGCCCAGGTCCCCGGTGTCGCCGCCGAACGCGACACCGCCACGCGCCAATTCGTCTTCAACCACACGATGCTGCGGATCAAGGATCCGGTCGCATCGCTGGACTTCTATACCCGCGTGCTCGGGTTCACCCTCGCGCGCAAGGTGGATTTCCCCGACGCGAAGTTCTCGCTGTATTTCCTCGTACTGATCGACGACGCCGGCATCCTTCCCGACGACGACGAGGCGCGCCGTCAGTGGCTGGCCGAGCAGCGTGGCGTGCTCGAATTGACCCACAACCACGGCACTGAACACCAGGACGGCCCCGTCTACCATGACGGCAACCGTGACCCGCGAGGCTTCGGCCACATCTGCGTCAGCGTGCCCGACATCCGCGCCGCCTGCGCTCGGTTCGAAGCGCTGCAGGTCCCGTTCCAGAAGCGGCTGAGCGACGGCAGCATGCGCTCGATCGCCTTCATCAAAGACCCCGACGGCTACTGGGTCGAGATCATCCAGCCCGCGCCCCTGTAA
- the otsA gene encoding alpha,alpha-trehalose-phosphate synthase (UDP-forming), translating to MSRLVVVSNRVALPDSDQSGGLATALDAALKEAGGLWFGWSGKVARAHSGELHRATHENIDYLTIDLSREDYEGYYNGFSNRTLWPLLHFRLDLVDYNAMTQAAYRGVNALFAEKLAKEIRDEDIVWVHDYHLLPLAQELRRRGVRARIGFFLHVPFPSADIVAGLPHHEKTFGALAAYDLVGFQTERDLERFQDYIRLFRGGSVTARGTLRDHDGRSFQADAFPIGIDASAIATLAANAARNPAVRRMQASLTGRALAIGVDRLDYSKGLPERFRAFERVLDKHTDLRGQLTYLQIAPVSRGGVASYRALRRELEQYAGHINGAHADPDWTPVRYVNRTYPHATLAGFYRLARIGLVTPLRDGMNLVAKEYVASQDPGDPGALVLSIFAGAARELDGALLINPFDSDGVADAIAAALKMPLDERRERWQSMMQRISSYDIHAWRRDFLERLQQTR from the coding sequence ATGAGTCGCTTGGTCGTCGTCTCCAACCGGGTGGCGCTGCCGGACTCGGACCAAAGCGGCGGCCTGGCGACCGCGCTCGATGCCGCGCTCAAGGAGGCCGGCGGCCTGTGGTTCGGCTGGAGCGGCAAAGTCGCCCGTGCACATTCGGGCGAGCTGCATCGCGCCACGCACGAGAATATCGATTATCTGACCATCGATCTGTCGCGTGAGGACTACGAGGGTTACTACAACGGCTTCTCCAACCGCACGTTGTGGCCGCTGCTGCATTTCAGGCTGGACCTGGTCGACTACAACGCGATGACCCAGGCCGCCTACCGCGGCGTCAATGCGCTTTTCGCCGAGAAGCTGGCCAAGGAGATCCGCGACGAGGACATCGTCTGGGTCCATGACTACCACCTGCTGCCGCTCGCGCAGGAACTGCGCCGACGCGGCGTGCGCGCGCGCATCGGTTTCTTCCTGCACGTGCCGTTCCCGTCGGCCGACATCGTGGCCGGTCTGCCGCACCACGAGAAGACCTTCGGCGCGCTGGCCGCCTACGACCTGGTCGGCTTTCAGACCGAACGCGACCTGGAGCGGTTCCAGGACTACATCCGCCTGTTCCGCGGCGGCAGCGTGACCGCCCGCGGGACGCTGCGCGACCACGATGGGCGCAGCTTCCAGGCCGACGCTTTCCCGATCGGCATCGATGCCTCGGCGATCGCGACGCTGGCGGCCAACGCCGCGCGCAATCCGGCGGTGCGGCGGATGCAGGCCAGCCTCACCGGCCGCGCGCTTGCGATCGGCGTGGACCGACTCGACTACTCCAAGGGCCTGCCCGAGCGCTTTCGCGCCTTCGAGCGCGTGCTCGACAAGCACACCGACCTGCGCGGCCAGCTGACCTACCTGCAGATCGCCCCGGTCTCGCGCGGTGGCGTCGCCAGCTACCGCGCCCTGCGCCGTGAACTCGAGCAGTACGCCGGCCATATCAACGGTGCCCACGCCGACCCCGACTGGACGCCGGTGCGCTACGTCAACCGCACCTACCCGCACGCGACGCTGGCCGGCTTCTACCGGCTGGCGCGCATCGGCCTGGTCACTCCACTGCGCGACGGCATGAACCTGGTCGCCAAGGAATACGTCGCCTCGCAGGACCCCGGCGACCCGGGCGCGCTGGTGCTGTCGATCTTCGCCGGCGCGGCGCGCGAACTCGACGGTGCGCTGCTGATCAACCCCTTCGACAGCGACGGCGTCGCCGATGCGATCGCCGCCGCGCTGAAGATGCCGTTGGACGAACGCCGCGAACGCTGGCAGTCGATGATGCAGCGTATCTCCAGCTACGACATCCACGCCTGGCGCCGCGACTTCCTCGAGCGCCTCCAACAGACCCGCTGA